The stretch of DNA AATCGTCCCAAAATCCCATATATATTGTTCCATCTTCTGCGATAGCAGGAGAAGATTCAATTTGGCTTCCTGTTTTGAATTTCCACTTAAGCGTGCCGTTATTTTTTGATGTATCATATGGGCACTGGCTGGTATGTTGTGCGTTGTATCCATACATAGACCAGACTTGGCTAATTCTCCCAGTACTGTGTCCCTTTTGCATCGATGTAGCCAAGAAGTTTGTATTCTTCGGCTGGCGGTCCTGTATGTATCAGTTTGTAAACAGGTGCAAGTCCGTTACTAAAATCGCCCACCTTGTCGTATACAGGGTTAATCACAATTTTTCCTTCTTTATCAATAAATCCCCATTTATTCTCACCTATTGGAACAGCAGCAAGTCCTTCGTGAAAATCGTGAGGACAAACGTTATAAAGTTTACCGATTTTGTAAGGGGTATTGATCACCTTTCCGTTTTTATCAATGAGTTCCCAGCTGTTGTTCACAAAAATCCACGCAAGCCCTTCGCTAAAAGGATGCGCATACTCTTCTATAACTTCGTAGTGTGCTATATCATAGGGATAAGTTATGGGAATAACCTCGTTTCCTTTTTTGTCTATATATCCGAATTTTCCATTGAGCCCAACCGCTGCTAACCCATCACTAAAGTCTTCGACTTCATCATACTTTGGCTGTATTACTATTTTCCCTTTTTTATCTATAAAGCCCCATTTGTTATTCATTTTGACTGCGGCAAGTCCTTCATGAAAATCACTTACTGATTCATAAACTGCAGGAATTACAACTTTACCTTTTGTGTCTACAAAACCGAATTTCTCAGCAATTTCAAAGCCTGCAAGTCCATAGTGGAAATCTCCAAGGGAATCATATGAAGGTTGCAACACAATATTTCCATTCTTATCAATTGTGCCCCATTTTCCATTTAATTCAACAATTGCAAAGCCGTCCTCTGTAAACCCGAATGCGTTATCGTAAGTTGCCTTTATTACCATATTGCCTGTTTCATCTATGTATCCCCATTTCCCGTTTAATTTCACCGCTGCAAGTCCGTTACTAAAGTCCCTTGCTTCATCGTAATCTGGCTGAATTGCAACTCTTCCTGCCTTATCGATGTATCCCCATTTGCCATTTATAAAGACCGTAGCGAGTCCTCCGTGGAAATCTCCTGCAAAGTGGTTTGCATCGCCAAAGTTTGCCTGTATAACCAGGTTGCCATTTTTATCAATAAATCCACTTTTGTTATTAATACGAATCTGTGCAAGTCCTTCACTAAAACTCCGTCCATAGACAAAGTTAGTCTTAATTACAACCTGAAACTTCTCGTTTACATAGCATACTTTGCCGTTGTTATAGACTGGAGCAAGTCCCTCACTAAAATCGCCAGGGTTTGAAAAATAAAAAGGAAGTAGTGTCTCGTTTCCTTTTGCATCAACATAGCCCCACTGTCCGTTACGGCCTACTGCAGCAAAACCTCCGCTAAAATCAGATGCATAGTCGTATTTAGGTTGAATTACAACATTCCCCTTCGTATCAATGAAACCAAATTTGTCGTTTGTGTAAACACGGGCAAGTCCGTTATGAAAATCCCATACTTCTTCGTAAGTTGGTGGGACTATTAAATTTCCTTTCGTATCAATAAAACCATACTTACCGTTTACCATAACCCATGCAAATCCCTCGCTAAAATCTCCTACAGCGTTATAATCTGGAGGGATAACTACCTTTCCATTTGTGTCAATAAAGCCTGCCTTTGAGGGTGTGAAAACCTGTATTAAGCCCTCGCTAATCATAGAGAAGTCTTCAAGACCATTGTCCTCTAAAACTACATTACCGTGAGTGTTTATAAAACTGTATGATAAATTGTTTGAATTTATGTAGGATTGGCTATTCGGTTTTACTATGCCAACTTTTGCAAGTCCATTTTCAAAATCATCTGCAACATCGTAAGTGAGGTTTACTACTATTTTCCCGCTCTTATCAATGTATCCAAATTTCTCTTCGTTATTTATGTATTTTGCAACTCGCGCAAGCCCATTGTGAAAATCATACGCCATGTCAAATTGAGGAGGAATGATTACCTCTCCTTTCTCATTGATATAACCGTATTTGTTATTTAGTTTTACCCAGGCAAGCCCTTCGCTAAAAAATCCTGCTTCATCATAGGCAGGTTTTATAACTATCTTCTTGTTTATGTCGCAGTATCCCCATTTTTCGCCCACTCTATACGGGATAAGAGAAGGAAGTTTCCTTGAGACAATCCCACACGATGTGAAAACCATTACAAGCAAACTCAACAAAATAACTACTTTCTTTACATTCATCTTTCCACCTCTCTTATTCTCCAATATAAATTGCATCTTTTACTTCCACTTTGAACAATTCATTCAAATTGACTTTCTTATTTGTTGTTGCGTCGATAAGATACCAGATTGAGGTTGGGGCAATTGAGGTATCATTGTGCGATAGAACCTCGCAGGTAAATTTGCAACTATCGGGAGAGAAGTGCATAAAGTTAGGGTTTGTTATGCCTGTGAAAACAATGTTTGAAAGGTCATCATTACATATGTATAGCTTTTCTTCATTCTCAAGTGTTGAGAATACGATCTTTTTGCACTTATCGAGGACTGCATTAATGTAGAGATTTTTGTTTAATAATTTTTTGAGTTTTGTCCCCAATAATCCTTCTCTATTTTTGTAAAGTTTGGATGCTTCTTCCGCAGAAATTTCCTTGCTATTTCCCTCCAAGTCCACTACAAACCATTTATCAGTTTCTTTACCATTTTTTGACCATGTTGTTCTACTATAAAGGATTTCCCTGCCATCGTTTACAAACTCTACACTTGAGATATAATCCTCACCAAAATTTTGATTAAGATTTGATGGTTTTGCAAGCAGTTTGAGTTCACCAGTTTCAAGATTTTTTAGATACAAACCAGTTCTATTGTCAGGGAATGATTCGACATTGCCACCTGCATAGGCAATGTATTTTTTGTCAGGCGATATAGCATAGTAAAACGCTTTTTCCTCTTTATTTTTCGAAGAATCTAACAGGTAATCCATTTTGCCGTTATTTAAGTCAAAGCATGAAAGCGAAATAAACGGTGCATTTACTCCTTGAAATCCATAAAGAAGTTTATCGTCCCCCATCTCAAATGAAATCTTGAAACCACCTTCCCAGTAGTCCTCTGCAATTTTAACCAATTTAAGCGTTTCAATATTTAAAGCATACAAATATTGCTTTGATTTAGGACCGAAATCAACAGGTGATGGGTTTAGTATTATCCATTTAGCATCTGGAGATATACCGTAAATTCTAACTTCAAATTTGCTATTTATAATTGCAACCCTTTCAGTTCTGTTTCCGTCTTTATTGCTTGCATAAATTCCATCGTTAGTTACAAAGATAATTTTCGATGGCTCGTTTAAAATTGAGCTTAAAGAATCCGTCTTTGTAACTCTAATCAGAGTTTCATTACTAATTTTCTT from Caldisericum sp. encodes:
- a CDS encoding PQQ-binding-like beta-propeller repeat protein, which translates into the protein MYGYNAQHTSQCPYDTSKNNGTLKWKFKTGSQIESSPAIAEDGTIYMGFWDD
- a CDS encoding WG repeat-containing protein; its protein translation is MNVKKVVILLSLLVMVFTSCGIVSRKLPSLIPYRVGEKWGYCDINKKIVIKPAYDEAGFFSEGLAWVKLNNKYGYINEKGEVIIPPQFDMAYDFHNGLARVAKYINNEEKFGYIDKSGKIVVNLTYDVADDFENGLAKVGIVKPNSQSYINSNNLSYSFINTHGNVVLEDNGLEDFSMISEGLIQVFTPSKAGFIDTNGKVVIPPDYNAVGDFSEGFAWVMVNGKYGFIDTKGNLIVPPTYEEVWDFHNGLARVYTNDKFGFIDTKGNVVIQPKYDYASDFSGGFAAVGRNGQWGYVDAKGNETLLPFYFSNPGDFSEGLAPVYNNGKVCYVNEKFQVVIKTNFVYGRSFSEGLAQIRINNKSGFIDKNGNLVIQANFGDANHFAGDFHGGLATVFINGKWGYIDKAGRVAIQPDYDEARDFSNGLAAVKLNGKWGYIDETGNMVIKATYDNAFGFTEDGFAIVELNGKWGTIDKNGNIVLQPSYDSLGDFHYGLAGFEIAEKFGFVDTKGKVVIPAVYESVSDFHEGLAAVKMNNKWGFIDKKGKIVIQPKYDEVEDFSDGLAAVGLNGKFGYIDKKGNEVIPITYPYDIAHYEVIEEYAHPFSEGLAWIFVNNSWELIDKNGKVINTPYKIGKLYNVCPHDFHEGLAAVPIGENKWGFIDKEGKIVINPVYDKVGDFSNGLAPVYKLIHTGPPAEEYKLLGYIDAKGTQYWEN